One segment of Meriones unguiculatus strain TT.TT164.6M chromosome 3, Bangor_MerUng_6.1, whole genome shotgun sequence DNA contains the following:
- the Emc1 gene encoding ER membrane protein complex subunit 1 isoform X1, which translates to MVAAVVSCFWLWALLLVPAAAVYEDQVGKFDWRQQYVGKLKFASLDFPPGSKKLVVATEKNVIAALNSRTGDILWRHVDKGTAEGAVDVMLVHGQDAITVSNGGRIMRSWETNIGGLNWEITLDTGSFQALGLVGLQESVRYIAVLKKTTLTLYHLSSGHLKWVEHLPESDSIHYQMVYSYGSGVVWALGIVPFSHVNIVKFNVEDGEIVQQVRVWTPWLQHLTGSCGVVDEAVLVCADPSSHSLHTLALETEWELRQIPLQSDLEFGSGFQPQVLPTQPSPVAPSRAQFFLQLSPDHYALLHYHHGAVTLLKNFPQATLVSFATTGEKTVAAIMTCRTEVQKPGSAGDGSAASLPETSSTQDPLACFNQTYTINLYLVETGRRLLDTAISFSLEQKGTRPERLYIQVFLKKDDSVGYRALVQTQDHLLLFLQQLAGKVVLWSREESLAEVVCLEMVDLPLTGAQAELEGEFGKKAAIQDGLLGMFLKRLSSQLILLQAWTSHLWKMFYDARKPRSQIKNEINIDTLARDEFNLQKMMVMVTASGKLFGIESSSGTILWKQYLPNVKPDSSFKLMVQRTTAHFPHPPQCTLLVKDKETGMSSLFVFNPIFGKWSQVAPPVLKRPILQSLLLPVMDQDYAKVLLLVDDENKVTAFPATRNVLRQLHELAPSIFFYLVDAEQGRLSGYRLRKDLSTELSWELTIPPEVQRVVKVKGKRSSEHVHSQGRVMGDRSVLYKSLNPNLLAVVTESTDVHHERTFIGIFLIDGVTGRIIHSSVQKKARGPVHLVHSENWVVYQYWNSKARRNELTALELYEGTEQYNATAFSSLDRPQLPQVLQQSYIFPSSIRAMEATITERGITSRHLLIGLPSGAILSLPKALLDPRRPEIPTEQSREENLIPYSPDVQVHAERFINYNQTVSRMRGIYTAPSGLESTCLVVAYGLDIYQTRVYPSKQFDVLKDDYDYVLISSVLFGLVFATMITKRLAQVKLLNRAWR; encoded by the exons TGTGGCGGCATGTTGACAAGGGCACAGCAGAAGGGGCTGTGGATGTCATGTTGGTCCACGGACAAG ATGCAATCACTGTATCCAATGGAGGGCGCATCATGCGTTCTTGGGAGACTAACATCGGGGGCCTGAACTGGGAGATAACTCTGGACACTGGCAG TTTCCAGGCACTTGGGCTGGTGGGCCTACAGGAGTCAGTGAGGTACATTGCAGTTCTGAAGAAGACCACTCTCACCCTGTATCACCTCTCCAGCGGGCACCTGAAGTGGGTGGAACATCTTCCAGAAAG TGACAGCATCCACTACCAGATGGTATATTCCTACGGCTCCGGGGTGGTGTGGGCCCTTGGCATCGTTCCTTTCAGCCATGTGAACATCGTCAAGTTTAACGTGGAGGATGGAGAGATCGTTCAGCAG GTCAGGGTTTGGACTCCCTGGCTACAGCATCTCACTGGGTCCTGTGGTGTGGTAGATGAGGCTGTCCTGGTATGCGCTGACCCCAGCTCACATTCCCTCCACACTCTGGCCCTGGAGACGGAGTGGGAACTGCGGCAGATCCCCCTGCAG TCTGACTTAGAATTTGGAAGTGGATTCCAGCCCCAAGTTCTGCCCACACAGCCCAGCCCAGTGGCTCCTTCTCGGGCCCAGTTCTTTCTGCAGTTGTCCCCGGACCACTATGCTCTGCTGCACTACCACCACGGTGCTGTGACTCTGCTAAAAAACTTCCCGCAG GCCACTCTCGTCAGCTTTGCCACCACCGGGGAGAAGACAGTGGCTGCAATCATGACCTGTCGCACTGAAGTG CAAAAACCTGGCAGTGCTGGAGATGGGTCTGCGGCGAGCCTTCCTGAGACTTCTAGTACACAG GACCCTTTGGCTTGCTTCAACCAGACATACACCATTAACCTGTACTTAGTGGAGACAGGTCGGCGGCTGCTAGACACTGCCATCTCCTTCAGCCTGGAGCAGAAGGGCACTCGCCCTGAGCGG CTGTATATCCAGGTGTTCTTGAAGAAGGATGACTCGGTGGGCTACCGGGCGTTGGTACAGACACAGGACCACTTGCTGCTGTTTCTGCAGCAGCTAG CTGGGAAGGTGGTGTTGTGGAGCCGAGAGGAGTCCCTGGCAGAAGTGGTGTGCTTGGAGATGGTGGACCTCCCTCTGACTGGGGCACAGGCTGAACTGGAAGGAGAATTTGGCAAGAAGGCAG CGATACAAG ACGGCTTGCTGGGAATGTTCCTGAAACGCCTGTCTTCTCAGCTCATCCTGCTCCAGGCCTGGACTTCCCACCTCTGGAAAATGTTCTATGATGCTCGGAAGCCCCGAAGCCAGATTAAGAATGAGATCAACATCGACACATTGGCCAGAGATGAATTCAATCTGCAgaagatgatggtgatggtaaCAGCCTCAGGCAAG CTCTTTGGCATCGAGAGCAGCTCTGGCACCATCCTGTGGAAACAGTATCTGCCTAATGTTAAGCCAGACTCCTCCTTTAAACTGATGGTCCAGAGGACTACTGCTCacttcccccacccccctcagTGCACGCTGCTGGTGAAGGACAAG GAAACAGGAATGAGCTCTCTGTTTGTCTTCAACCCCATTTTTGGCAAGTGGAGCCAGGTAGCTCCCCCAGTGCTGAAGCGCCCCATCTTGCAGTCCTTGCTTCTCCCAGTTATGGATCAGGACTATGCCAAGGTGTTGCTGTTGGTGGATGATGAGAACAAG GTCACAGCCTTCCCAGCTACTCGGAATGTCTTGCGACAGCTGCATGAACTtgccccctccatcttcttctacttggTGGATGCGGAGCAGGGGCGACTCAGTGGATACCGGCTTCGGAAG GATCTCTCTACGGAACTGAGCTGGGAGCTGACTATTCCCCCAGAAGTGCAGCGGGTCGTCAAGGTGAAAGGGAAGCGTAGCAGCGAGCACGTGCACTCCCAGGGCCGGGTGATGGGGGACCGAAGTGTTCTCTACAAG AGTCTGAACCCCAACCTGCTGGCTGTGGTGACAGAGAGCACCGATGTCCACCATGAGCGTACCTTCATTGGCATCTTCCTCATTGATGGTGTCACTGGCCGCATTATCCACTCTTCTGTACAGAAGAAGGCCAGGGGCCCTGTCCATCTCGTCCATTCAGAGAACTGGGTGGTG TACCAGTACTGGAACTCAAAGGCTCGGCGCAATGAGCTGACAGCCCTGGAACTCTACGAGGGCACTGAGCAGTACAATGCCACTGCCTTCAGCTCCCTAGACCGTCCGCAGCTGCCCCAGGTCCTCCAGCAGTCCTACATCTTCCCCTCCTCCATCAGGGCCATGGAAGCTACCATCACCGAGCGGGGCATCACCAGCCGCCACTTGCTCA TTGGGCTGCCTTCTGGAGCAATCCTTTCCCTCCCCAAGGCCTTGCTGGATCCCCGGCGCCCTGAGATCCCAACAGAACAAAGCAG AGAGGAGAACCTGATCCCGTATTCTCCAGACGTCCAGGTCCATGCAGAGCGATTCATCAACTATAACCAGACAGTCTCTCGAATGCGAGGCATCTACACAGCACCCTCAGGCCTGGAGTCCACTTGTTTG GTCGTGGCCTACGGTTTGGACATCTACCAAACTCGAGTTTACCCGTCCAAGCAGTTTGATGTCCTGAAAGACGACTATGACTATGTGCTAATCAGCAGTGTCCTTTTTGGCCTGGTTTTTGCCACCATGATCACAAAAAGGTTGGCACAGGTGAAACTCCTCAATCGAGCCTGGCGGTAA
- the Emc1 gene encoding ER membrane protein complex subunit 1 isoform X2 → MVAAVVSCFWLWALLLVPAAAVYEDQVGKFDWRQQYVGKLKFASLDFPPGSKKLVVATEKNVIAALNSRTGDILWRHVDKGTAEGAVDVMLVHGQDAITVSNGGRIMRSWETNIGGLNWEITLDTGSFQALGLVGLQESVRYIAVLKKTTLTLYHLSSGHLKWVEHLPESDSIHYQMVYSYGSGVVWALGIVPFSHVNIVKFNVEDGEIVQQVRVWTPWLQHLTGSCGVVDEAVLVCADPSSHSLHTLALETEWELRQIPLQSDLEFGSGFQPQVLPTQPSPVAPSRAQFFLQLSPDHYALLHYHHGAVTLLKNFPQATLVSFATTGEKTVAAIMTCRTEVQKPGSAGDGSAASLPETSSTQDPLACFNQTYTINLYLVETGRRLLDTAISFSLEQKGTRPERLYIQVFLKKDDSVGYRALVQTQDHLLLFLQQLAGKVVLWSREESLAEVVCLEMVDLPLTGAQAELEGEFGKKADGLLGMFLKRLSSQLILLQAWTSHLWKMFYDARKPRSQIKNEINIDTLARDEFNLQKMMVMVTASGKLFGIESSSGTILWKQYLPNVKPDSSFKLMVQRTTAHFPHPPQCTLLVKDKETGMSSLFVFNPIFGKWSQVAPPVLKRPILQSLLLPVMDQDYAKVLLLVDDENKVTAFPATRNVLRQLHELAPSIFFYLVDAEQGRLSGYRLRKDLSTELSWELTIPPEVQRVVKVKGKRSSEHVHSQGRVMGDRSVLYKSLNPNLLAVVTESTDVHHERTFIGIFLIDGVTGRIIHSSVQKKARGPVHLVHSENWVVYQYWNSKARRNELTALELYEGTEQYNATAFSSLDRPQLPQVLQQSYIFPSSIRAMEATITERGITSRHLLIGLPSGAILSLPKALLDPRRPEIPTEQSREENLIPYSPDVQVHAERFINYNQTVSRMRGIYTAPSGLESTCLVVAYGLDIYQTRVYPSKQFDVLKDDYDYVLISSVLFGLVFATMITKRLAQVKLLNRAWR, encoded by the exons TGTGGCGGCATGTTGACAAGGGCACAGCAGAAGGGGCTGTGGATGTCATGTTGGTCCACGGACAAG ATGCAATCACTGTATCCAATGGAGGGCGCATCATGCGTTCTTGGGAGACTAACATCGGGGGCCTGAACTGGGAGATAACTCTGGACACTGGCAG TTTCCAGGCACTTGGGCTGGTGGGCCTACAGGAGTCAGTGAGGTACATTGCAGTTCTGAAGAAGACCACTCTCACCCTGTATCACCTCTCCAGCGGGCACCTGAAGTGGGTGGAACATCTTCCAGAAAG TGACAGCATCCACTACCAGATGGTATATTCCTACGGCTCCGGGGTGGTGTGGGCCCTTGGCATCGTTCCTTTCAGCCATGTGAACATCGTCAAGTTTAACGTGGAGGATGGAGAGATCGTTCAGCAG GTCAGGGTTTGGACTCCCTGGCTACAGCATCTCACTGGGTCCTGTGGTGTGGTAGATGAGGCTGTCCTGGTATGCGCTGACCCCAGCTCACATTCCCTCCACACTCTGGCCCTGGAGACGGAGTGGGAACTGCGGCAGATCCCCCTGCAG TCTGACTTAGAATTTGGAAGTGGATTCCAGCCCCAAGTTCTGCCCACACAGCCCAGCCCAGTGGCTCCTTCTCGGGCCCAGTTCTTTCTGCAGTTGTCCCCGGACCACTATGCTCTGCTGCACTACCACCACGGTGCTGTGACTCTGCTAAAAAACTTCCCGCAG GCCACTCTCGTCAGCTTTGCCACCACCGGGGAGAAGACAGTGGCTGCAATCATGACCTGTCGCACTGAAGTG CAAAAACCTGGCAGTGCTGGAGATGGGTCTGCGGCGAGCCTTCCTGAGACTTCTAGTACACAG GACCCTTTGGCTTGCTTCAACCAGACATACACCATTAACCTGTACTTAGTGGAGACAGGTCGGCGGCTGCTAGACACTGCCATCTCCTTCAGCCTGGAGCAGAAGGGCACTCGCCCTGAGCGG CTGTATATCCAGGTGTTCTTGAAGAAGGATGACTCGGTGGGCTACCGGGCGTTGGTACAGACACAGGACCACTTGCTGCTGTTTCTGCAGCAGCTAG CTGGGAAGGTGGTGTTGTGGAGCCGAGAGGAGTCCCTGGCAGAAGTGGTGTGCTTGGAGATGGTGGACCTCCCTCTGACTGGGGCACAGGCTGAACTGGAAGGAGAATTTGGCAAGAAGGCAG ACGGCTTGCTGGGAATGTTCCTGAAACGCCTGTCTTCTCAGCTCATCCTGCTCCAGGCCTGGACTTCCCACCTCTGGAAAATGTTCTATGATGCTCGGAAGCCCCGAAGCCAGATTAAGAATGAGATCAACATCGACACATTGGCCAGAGATGAATTCAATCTGCAgaagatgatggtgatggtaaCAGCCTCAGGCAAG CTCTTTGGCATCGAGAGCAGCTCTGGCACCATCCTGTGGAAACAGTATCTGCCTAATGTTAAGCCAGACTCCTCCTTTAAACTGATGGTCCAGAGGACTACTGCTCacttcccccacccccctcagTGCACGCTGCTGGTGAAGGACAAG GAAACAGGAATGAGCTCTCTGTTTGTCTTCAACCCCATTTTTGGCAAGTGGAGCCAGGTAGCTCCCCCAGTGCTGAAGCGCCCCATCTTGCAGTCCTTGCTTCTCCCAGTTATGGATCAGGACTATGCCAAGGTGTTGCTGTTGGTGGATGATGAGAACAAG GTCACAGCCTTCCCAGCTACTCGGAATGTCTTGCGACAGCTGCATGAACTtgccccctccatcttcttctacttggTGGATGCGGAGCAGGGGCGACTCAGTGGATACCGGCTTCGGAAG GATCTCTCTACGGAACTGAGCTGGGAGCTGACTATTCCCCCAGAAGTGCAGCGGGTCGTCAAGGTGAAAGGGAAGCGTAGCAGCGAGCACGTGCACTCCCAGGGCCGGGTGATGGGGGACCGAAGTGTTCTCTACAAG AGTCTGAACCCCAACCTGCTGGCTGTGGTGACAGAGAGCACCGATGTCCACCATGAGCGTACCTTCATTGGCATCTTCCTCATTGATGGTGTCACTGGCCGCATTATCCACTCTTCTGTACAGAAGAAGGCCAGGGGCCCTGTCCATCTCGTCCATTCAGAGAACTGGGTGGTG TACCAGTACTGGAACTCAAAGGCTCGGCGCAATGAGCTGACAGCCCTGGAACTCTACGAGGGCACTGAGCAGTACAATGCCACTGCCTTCAGCTCCCTAGACCGTCCGCAGCTGCCCCAGGTCCTCCAGCAGTCCTACATCTTCCCCTCCTCCATCAGGGCCATGGAAGCTACCATCACCGAGCGGGGCATCACCAGCCGCCACTTGCTCA TTGGGCTGCCTTCTGGAGCAATCCTTTCCCTCCCCAAGGCCTTGCTGGATCCCCGGCGCCCTGAGATCCCAACAGAACAAAGCAG AGAGGAGAACCTGATCCCGTATTCTCCAGACGTCCAGGTCCATGCAGAGCGATTCATCAACTATAACCAGACAGTCTCTCGAATGCGAGGCATCTACACAGCACCCTCAGGCCTGGAGTCCACTTGTTTG GTCGTGGCCTACGGTTTGGACATCTACCAAACTCGAGTTTACCCGTCCAAGCAGTTTGATGTCCTGAAAGACGACTATGACTATGTGCTAATCAGCAGTGTCCTTTTTGGCCTGGTTTTTGCCACCATGATCACAAAAAGGTTGGCACAGGTGAAACTCCTCAATCGAGCCTGGCGGTAA